GCCGTGTCGCGGCACCTGGCCGAGGGCATGGGAGGACGACTGACAGTGGAGAATGTCCCGGAGGGAGGCGCTCGCTTCTCCGTCCGACTGCCGGGCGTCTGAGGCGGAATCTGGCCGCGCCCCCGGGAGTGGGCTACTTCTGGGGTATAGCCATGGCCCTCTTCCGCAGCATCCTCGTCGCCGACGACGAGCCCTCCGTGCGCCACGTCCTCACCCTGGTGCTGTCCGGGCTGGGCTACGAGGTGCGTGCGGTGTCCGACGGCGAGGAGGCGCTGCGGGAGCTGGCCGCGCGCGGCTATGACGTGCTGCTGTGCGACGTGCGCATGCCCCGGCTCGACGGGCTGTCCCTGCTGCGTCAGGCGCTCGCCGAGCACCCGGGACTGACGGTGGTGGTGATGAGCGCGTACGGCTCGCAGGAGCAGGCGCTCGAGGCGGTGGGGGCCGGTGCGTACGACTACGTGCGCAAGCCCTTCAAGCCCGAGGAGATCGTCTTCGTCCTGCGCAAGGCGGAGGAGCGCGAGCGGCTGCTGCGGGAGAACCGGCGCCTGCGGGGAGTGGGTGGGGCCGTGCCCGTGGAGCGCATCCTCGGCGACAGCGAGCCCCTTCGCGTGGTGCTGCGGCAGGTGGAGCGGCTGGCGCCGGTGGGCACCACCGTCCTCATCACGGGCGAGAGCGGGACGGGCAAGGAGCTCGTCGCGCGGGCGCTGCACGCGCGCTCGCCCCGGGCCGCCATGCCCTTCGTCGCCGTCAACTGCGGCGCCATTCCCGCGGGCCTCATCGAGAGCGAGCTCTTCGGCCATGCCCGGGGCGCCTTCACCGACGCGCGCACCGCCCGGCGTGGCCTCTTCAGCGAGGCCGATGGGGGCACGCTCTTCCTCGACGAGGTGGGGGAGCTGCCCCCGCCCGCCCAGGTGAAGCTGTTGCGCGTGCTACAGGAGGGGGAGATCCGCCCGGTGGGGGAGAACCGCGCGGAGAAGGTGGACGTGCGCGTCATCGCCGCCACGCTGCGCGACCTGGGCCGGCTGGTGGAGCGGGGCGAGTTCCGCGAGGACCTCTACTACCGGCTCAACGTGGTGAACGTGCGGGTGCCCCCGTTGCGCGAGCGCACCAGCGACATCCCCCTGCTGGCGCGCGCCTTCCTCGCCCGCTTCAACCGCGAGCTCAACCGCGAGCCGCCCGTGCGGGGCTTCAGCCCCGAGGCCGAGGCGTTGATGGCCTCCTACGCGTGGCCGGGCAACGTGCGCGAGCTGGAGAACGCCGTCGAGCGTGCCGTCCTGCTGGCCGAGGGAGAGCTGATCCTCCCGCAGAACCTGCCAGAGCGGCTCTGGACCGCGTCCGCGCCGGCCCCCACGCAGCCACCCCCCACCCCCACGCACCCTCCCGCCGACGCCAACCTGTCCCTCAAGCAGGCCATCCGCGACCTGGAGGAGTCCTACATCCGCGCCGCCCTGCGCCGCACTCGGGGCAACCGCACCCGCGCCGCCGAGGTATTGGAGATCAGCCATCGGGCCCTGCTGTACAAAATCAAGGAGTACGGAATCGACCCGGACGCGGAGGGTGAGCGAGGCTGACTGGCCGCTCAGTAGGGGACGGAACGGCGAGAGGGCCGATTTGACGAGACACGTCCGAGGCCGGAAAATCGGCACTTGGAATGCGGCGTGGGTTCTCCGCCGTGGGATTTCGGGGGATTGGCCGGCTGCCCTGCGGGCTGGCGCGGAGCACTTTTTAGGAGGGCTCGCGAGCCGGTGCTACGCTGGCGGCCCCTCCACGGAGCAACGACTGTATGGCGAAGGGAAAGCTGGCTCTCGGTCTCGATATCGGATCGACCTCGGTGAAGATGATCCTGCTCAAGGAGCAGCGCAAGCGTGGCCAGGTGAGCTACGCGCTGCAGAGCTTCGGCATGAAGCCGCTGCCGCCCGAGGCCATCGTCGATGGCGCGCTGATGAACTCCACCGCCATCGTCCAGGCGCTGCAGGAGCTGATGTCCGAGCTGAAGGTGAAGAACAAGGAGGTCGCCATCGGCGTCTCCGGCC
This is a stretch of genomic DNA from Archangium violaceum. It encodes these proteins:
- a CDS encoding sigma-54-dependent transcriptional regulator, with the translated sequence MALFRSILVADDEPSVRHVLTLVLSGLGYEVRAVSDGEEALRELAARGYDVLLCDVRMPRLDGLSLLRQALAEHPGLTVVVMSAYGSQEQALEAVGAGAYDYVRKPFKPEEIVFVLRKAEERERLLRENRRLRGVGGAVPVERILGDSEPLRVVLRQVERLAPVGTTVLITGESGTGKELVARALHARSPRAAMPFVAVNCGAIPAGLIESELFGHARGAFTDARTARRGLFSEADGGTLFLDEVGELPPPAQVKLLRVLQEGEIRPVGENRAEKVDVRVIAATLRDLGRLVERGEFREDLYYRLNVVNVRVPPLRERTSDIPLLARAFLARFNRELNREPPVRGFSPEAEALMASYAWPGNVRELENAVERAVLLAEGELILPQNLPERLWTASAPAPTQPPPTPTHPPADANLSLKQAIRDLEESYIRAALRRTRGNRTRAAEVLEISHRALLYKIKEYGIDPDAEGERG